The nucleotide sequence CCGTCATGGCCGAAGAGAATTCCACTCCCGAAAAAGAAACGCCGCCCGTCGAAGGCGCGGCCCCCGAGGCTGCTGCTCCCGCCGAGAAGCCGGTTGAAATGGTCGGCGGTGTCCCGAAACAGCCCACGGCTGAGGACCTGCTCAAAGAAGAACTTGGTGCGGTAAAGATCCGTAAGGCCAAGGGCTCGAAGAATGTGACTTCGGGCATCGTCAGCGTGCTGGCGACCTTCAACAACACCATCGTTTCCATCACCGATCCCAAAGGTAACGTCATTTCCTGGTCCAGTGCCGGCAAGTGCAACTTCCGCGGTTCGCGCAAGTCCACCGCCTACGCCGCGCAGATCGTCTCCCAAGACGCCGCCCGCGCCGCCATGGCTCACGGTCTCAAGGATGTCGTCATCAAGGTCAGCGGTCCCGGCCTCGGTCGTGACAGCGCCGTGCGTGCCATCCAAGCCATTGGCCTCGAAGTCACCTCGATCATCGATACGACTCCGGTTCCCCACAACGGCTGCCGTCCTCCCAAGCGTCGTCGCGTCTAAGTTCGCGCCTCGCATTGCCCATTACATTTTAAAATAAGGATCACCTCCCATGGCTCGTTACATCGGACCCACCACCCGCCTCAGCCGCCGCTTCGGCCAGCCGCTGTTTGGCGCCACCAAGGCTTACGAGAAGCGCCCTTTCCCGCCCGGCCAACACGGCCCGCGTCTCCGTCGCAAGAAGTCGGAATACGCCATCGGCCTCGATGAGAAGCAAAAGCTTCGTTACGTCTACGGCCTCCTCGAGCGCCAGTTCCGCCGCACCTTCGAAAAGGCCAAGCGCGAAAAGGGCGTCACCGGCGAGCGCTTCATGCAGCTCCTCGAGACCCGTCTCGACAGCACGGTTTACTCCCTCGGCTTCGCCAAGACCCGCGCCGCTGCTCGTCAGCTGGTCAACCACGGTCACGTTCGCGTCAACGGCGGCAAGGTCGACATCTCTTCCTACACCGTCGTCCCCGGCGATGAGATCATGATCAAGGACTCGCCCACCTCCCGCCAGATCGCCACGCGCAATCTCGAGGAGACCCGTGGTCGCAATGTCCCCGGTTGGCTCACGCTTAACGGCGAGACCTACACCGGCGTCGTGAACCGCATGCCGACCCGCGAGGAGATGACTCAGGATATCAACGAGCAACTCATCGTTGAATTCTACTCCCGCTTCTAAGTTCGTTATCCTTTCGATCGTCTTTTCTAACCGCCAAACAAGCAGCGACCATCATGCCTAAACGCCTCGGTAAGTTCGAACTACCTAACAAACTCACGAAGGTGGAGGAAGGCTCCACCGATACCTATGGCAAGTTCATCGCCGAGCCTTTCGAGGCTGGCTATGGCCACACCATCGGTAACTCCCTCCGCCGGGTTCTCCTGAGCTCGATTGAGGGCGCCGCCATCGCCTCCATCAAGATTGACGGAGTCAACCACGAGTTCCAGAGCGTCGACGGTATCGTCGAAGATGTCACCGACATCGTGCTCAACCTCAAGAAGGTGCTCATCGTTTCGTCCGCCAACGCCGACGAAGTGGTGCTCTCCCTCAACGTCGATCGTGAAGGCCCCGTCACCGCTGCCGATATCCAGGCCGACGCCAACATCACGATCGTCAATCCTGACCAGTTGATCTGCACGCTCGACAAGCCGCAGTCCTTTGCCGCCGAGGTCACGATTAAAACCGGTCGTGGTTACTGCCCGGGCGAAGCCAACAAAAAGGAAGAGCAAGCCATCGGGGTCATCCCGATCGATTCGCTCTTCTCCCCGGTCAAGCTCGTCAAGTATTCGGTCGAGGCCACCCGCGTGGGTCAGATCACCGACTACGACAAGCTGATTCTCGAGATCTGGACCGACGGCCGCATCAACCCGGACGACGCCCTCAAGCAAGCCGGTTCGATTCTCAAGCATCACCTCGATGTGTTCGACCGTGTTTCGGAAGAGTCCTTCGAATTCGACAACCAACAGTCCGAGGTCAGCGAAGAGCAGAACAAGCTTCGCAAGCTCCTCAACATGTCGGTCAACGAAATCGAGCTCTCCGTCCGCGCTGCGAACTGCTTGAACAACGCGAACATCACCACGGTCGGCGAACTCGCCATGAAGACCGAGCAGGAGATGCTCAAGTATCGCAATTTCGGTAAGAAGTCGCTCAACGAAATCAAAGACAAGCTCGAGGCCCTCGGTCTCTCGCTCGGCATGAAATTCGACGAACGCCTCCTCGACTCGAAGAAAGAAATCTAAAGCCCGGCTGTCGCCGGGAAGGGGCAAGTAACAGGTATCAAGTATCAAGTAAAAGAGGCCACTCCGGTGCGCTTAACCTTCTTGATACTTTCCACCTGTTACTTGCTACTTTTTCCACCAACCGGTCTTCGCGCCGCTCTGCCGCCATACGCTGCGTCTGGGTAGCCGATCGGAGACCACCCACCATCAGAATACACACCAATGCGTCATAAAATGCACCGCCAGTCTCTTGGCGTCACCCGCGAACATCGTGCGGCCATGCTGGCCAACATGTCCGTTTCCTTGATCACCCACGGGCGGATCAAAACCACCATCACCAAGGCCAAGGCCCTGCGTCCCTTCATCGAGAAGATCGTGACCAAGGCCAAACGCGCTCACGCCAAAACCGAGCCCAAGGACAAGCTGCACCTCCGTCGTCTGGCCATGGCCGACGTGCGCGACATCGCCGCGATCGACCTGCTTTTCGATGAGAAGGTCACCGAATTCCTCAACCGTCCGGGTGGCTACACCCGCATCTACAAGCTCGGACCCCGTATCGGTGACGCGGCGGAGATGGCGTTGATCGAATTCGTCAAGGCCGACGATCCCGGTTACAAGAAGCCGAAGAAAAAGGGTGCCGCCAAAGCCAAGAAAGCCGCTGCCCCGGCTCCCGTCGAAGCGACTCCGGTGGAAGCAGAAGCTCCCGCCGAAGCGCCCGCCGCTGAAGTCGAGGCTCCGGCCCCGGCAGAGAAAAAGGACTGAGGTCCTTTCGTCTCCCACGCTCTTCATTCCTTTTGCAACGCCGTTCCGCCTTCGCGGAACGGCGTTTTTCTTTGTCTCCGCAACACCGTCGGTCCGTTCTGATTCACCCCGACACGGACTGACTTGAGATCAACCGACAGGCCGGTTCACTTTCCCTTCGCCCATGTTCGACCTGACCACCGCTTCCGTTGCCTTCTGTCTCGTTACGGCTGCGTTCTTTTTGGGACTGTGGATCTATTACGACCGGCGGGACCATGCGCGATTCGAAGCGGAGCGGCGCAAAACCATCTTTCATTGCATCCGGTGCGACCACGTTTATCCGGGCCGAGGGAAACTGCACGAGTCGTTGTGCCCGGAGTGCGGGCAAAAAAACGGTCGATTGCGTTTCTAACGACAAGATTTCGGGTCACACCGGTATCGCCTCTTGATTCCGGCACTCCGGATGCTTTTGGTCCTCTATGGTTCAGACGATTGCTGTCCTCGATTTCGGTTCCCAATACACGCAAGTCATTGCGCGTCGTATTCGCGAGTGTGAGGTTTACTCGAAAATCTATCACTACACCACGACCGCGGAGGAGCTGAAGCGCGATGGCGTGGCCGGCATCATTTTGTCGGGTGGTCCCAGCAGCGTCTTTGACAAGGCTGCGCCGATTCCGGACAAAGCCTTGTTCGACCTCGGTGTCCCGGTGTTGGGCATCTGCTATGGCATCCAACTCATGGGCAAATTGCTCGGCGGCAAGGTCGCCAAGAGTAAGGAGCGCGAGTTTGGTCTCGGCACGTTGCAGATCCAGAAGCCCGGCCGCCTGTTTTATCGCCTGCCCAAAAAGCTCAAGGTGTGGAACTCTCACGGTGACAAGATTACGGAACTGCCGCCCGGATTCGATGCCATCGGCACCACCGATAATTCCCCTTACGCGGTCATTGAGGACCGGAAGCGGGATTTCTATGGCATCCAGTTTCATCCCGAGGTGTTTCATACCGAGCGCGGCACCGATGTCATTCGCAACTTCCTCCTGCGGGTTTGCAAAGTGGCGCAGGATTGGACGACCGAAGATTACATCAAACAGGCCGTTAAAAAAATCCGCCAGACCGTGGGCAAATCCCGGGTCATTCTCGGTTTGTCGGGAGGGGTTGATTCATCCGTCGCCGCCGCGCTGATACACAAGGCGATCAAGAAGCAGCTCACCTGCGTTTTTGTCGACAATGGCCTGCTGCGCAAAGGTGAGCGCGAATCCGTCGAAGCCCTTTACGGCAAGCATTTCAAAATCGACCTGCGGGTGATCGATGCCCGCCAACTCTTTCTCCGCCGGCTCAAGGGCGTCGAGGATCCGGAGAAGAAACGCCGTATCATCGGCCTGACGTTCATCGAGGTCTTCGAAAAGTCGCTGAAGAAGATTGGTCACGCCGACTTCCTCGCCCAAGGCACGCTCTATCCCGACGTGATCGAATCGGTCGCGATCGGCAATAACCCCGCGTCTCTCATCAAAAGCCACCACAACGTTGGCGGGCTGCCGGAGCGCATGAAGCTCAAGCTGCTCGAACCGTTGCGCGAACTCTTCAAGGACGAGGTGCGCGCCGTGGGTGCCGCGCTCGGTCTGCCCCGCGAAGTGGTGTGGCGTCAGCCGTTCCCGGGCCCCGGTCTCGGCGTGCGCGTGCTGGGCGATATCACCAAAGCCAAACTCGATGTGCTCAAGGAGGCCGACGCCATTCTCATGGAGGAAATGAAGGACTCCGATTGGTATTGGAAAGTCTGGCAGTCCTTCTGCGTTTTTCTCCCGGTCAAGTCGGTCGGAGTCATCGGCGACGAGCGCAACTACGCCTGGGTCATCGCCATCCGGGTGGTCGAAAGTATCGACGCCATGACCGCCGATTGGACCAAGTTGCCCTACGATCTGCTGGCCCGCATTTCCAATCGTATCACCAACGAAGTGCGCGACGTTTCCCGGGTCGTGTTGGACATCAGCTCGAAACCCCCGGCGACCATCGAGTGGGAGTAAGATTTACTCCTGAGCGATTGCCTTTGCAGCGGACTTGCGTTCGCGTGTTCTCCTCATCGATTGCCCCTTTTTGTAAGCGCCCATGAAATCACTGCTACGTATCCTCCTTCCGATCATTGCGTTGTCTGCGCCCTTGGCTGCCGAAGCCGATGCGATCATCGCCAAGGCGCGTTCCTACCTTGGCAGTGAGCAGGCCCTGCAGGCCGTGCGATCGGTTCACTACAAAGGCACGCTGACCTCCACCGTCGCTCCCGCCGACGTTGAGCCGCGCGTCGACGTGGCTTCGATCGAGATCATTTTTGCGAAACCGTATTTCCAAAAGATCATCATCAACCAAGCGGGAGATGCCGCCAACGAGGTGCCGGGTAAAATCGAGGTCACGGCGTTGGACGATTACGAAGCTTGGCAACGCATCGAGAACCCGCTGGATGCCAGCCAATGGCGTATGACGCTTCTCGATACGGCTCAGATTCGCCGTCTGCGCGCCAACACGGCCGAGAACCTCGCGTTCTTCAGTGGCCGCGGCAGCACGGTGACCGACATGGGCGTGGTCAGCACCGATGACGGCAAGTTGCACAAGGTCGTCTATGATCATGGTTATGGCATTTCCTTCACGCGCTTTTTCGATCCCCAAACCGGTCGCCTGGTGATCAGCCAGACTGACAACGGCGCCATAATCCGGGAGGAAGGCGAAAACCGCATCAGTGGCGTGCGGTTTCCCGGCGAAGTCACCACGATTTCCCAACGCCCGGATGGCGGGACGACCACGGTCAACGTGGTGTTTGACAGCGTGACGGTGAATGAGACGTTCCCGCCCACGGCCTTCCGCGTGCCTTCGGTGACCAACCCCTGAGTTCAAGCGATTTTCCGTCTGGCCGGATTGACTCCCGGCCCGTAAGGCATGGTGCTTTTCCGCCCGTGCGTCTTCTTAACTACTCTTCCCCGTCATCCCGCCGCGCCCTTTCCGACTTCTGTCAGGAATCGGCGGTTCCTCCGGAAATTACCCAAAGTGTCGCCGCCATCCTCGCCGATGTGCGGGTTCGCGGTGATGCCGCCGTCGTGGATTACGCGCGCAAGTTCGATGGTGTGACCATCAAGCCCGCCGGCTTCCGCGTGCGCCCCGCCTCACTGGCCGCCGCCGCCAAGCGCCTGCCAGCGGCGGAGATGAAAGCCATGAAGGCCGCCCTCGCCAACGTGAAGGCTTTCAACCGCCAAGGTATGCCGACCAACTGGACCGGAACCAACGCGCACGGAGCCGAGGTGGGCGAACGCCACCATCCTATCCGTCGGGTGGGACTCTACGTGCCGGGTGGGGAAGTGCCGCTGGTTTCCACGGTCCTGATGACCGCGACGCTCGCCAAGATCGCGGGTTGTCCCGAGATCGCCGTGTTCACGCCGTCGGATGCGAAAGGCAAAGTGGCCGACGGGTTGCTGGCGGCGCTCCACTTGATCGGCATCACCGAAGTGTATCGCATCGGCGGCGTGCACGCCATTGGCGCCATGTCCTATGGGACCAAAACGATCCCGGCCGTGGATAAGGTTTTCGGTCCGGGCAACGCCTATACTTGCGAAGCCAAGCGCCAGGTGTTTGGCACGGTGGGGGTCGACAGTCTGCCCGGTCCCAGCGAAGTCATGGTGATCGCCGACGACTCGGCCCGCGCCGATTTCGCCGCGGCCGATTTGCTGGCGCAGGCGGAGCATGGTTCGGGGCGTGAGAAGATTTACCTCGTCGGCACCTCGCGCGCGATCATCGACGCGATCCAAGCCGAAGTCGCCCGACAATTGCCAACCTTGGGTCGCAATGAAAAGGCGGCGCGCGTCCTCGATGTGGGATTCCTCGGCTTGCAGGTGGCCTCCCTCGACGAGGCCATCGAGATTGCCAACTTTGTCGCGCCCGAACACTTGGAGTTACTCGTCAAACCCACCGCCGCGAAACGCCTGGTGCGTGATATCACGACGGCCGGCGCGATCATGATCGGCAACCTGACCCCTACCGCGTTGGGCGACTTCACCGCCGGACCGAGTCACGTCCTGCCCACGGGACGAGCGGGGCGATTTTTCAGCGGATTGCGCGTCGCCGATTTTTTACGGCGCACGAGCATCATTCGCTACGACCAGGATTCCATCCAAGCCGGTGCCAGGGTGGTGGCGGCGTTCGCGAGGATGGAGCGGCTCGACGCCCACGGGCGTTCGGCGACGATTCGCGTGGAGGACTAAGTGAGCACGCCCTCTGATTTTGCCCGCCCGCACGTGCCGGATCTGCACGCTTATACACCGGGGACGCAGCCCACGGACGGTTCGTGGATCAAGCTCAACACCAATGAGTGCCCGTATCCACCAAGTCCGCACGTAGCCGCCGCCATCGCGCGTGAAGTCGGCGCGGAAGGATCGTCGCTGCGGCTTTATCCCAGCCCCACCAGCGCGCCCTTGCGGACTCAGATCGCGAAACTGCATGGACTCACCCCCGCGCAGGTGATCGTGGGCAACGGCTCGGATGATATCCTGAATCTGTTGGTGAGGGTCTTCGGGGGGCCGACGGCACCGGCGGGATTCACCCTCCCAAGTTACTCTTTGTATCCGGTGTTGGTGGCAATTCAGGACGGGGCCACCGCGGTGATCGAATTCGACCGTTCCATGCGCCTGCCGGTCGACCGCATCGCGGCTTCCGGCGCGAAGGCATTTTTTCTGACCTCGCCCAACGCTCCCACCGGGGTCGGTTTTTCCAACGCCGAGATCAGTCGCGTGCTAAACGCGTTCGACGGTATCCTTGTGGTGGATGAAGCCTACGCGCCCTTTGCCGAGGAAGACGCGATTCCGTTGCTGGCGGCACACCGCAATCTCGTGATCGTGCGCACGTTGTCCAAAGCACACGCCCTGGCGGGCATGCGGGTTGGCTACGCGTTGGCGGACCCCGAAACCATCGGCCTGCTCGATCGCGTGCGCGACAGCTACAACGTCAATCGACTGTCCCAAGTCGCCGCGGCGGCCGCGCTGGCTGACACGCCCTATTACGATGCGATCATCGGTAAGATCAAACGCACGCGCGACAATTGGGCGACGGAGTGGGCCGAGCGCGACTGGTTTGTCTACCGCTCCTCGGCCAACTTCCTGTTTGTGGAACCACGCAACGCCGCCGGAGAAGCGGGGGCCGACGTCGCGGCGGCACTGTTTGCGTGGTTCAAATCACGCAAAATTCTCGTCCGCGCCTTCCCGAGCCACGCCTTGACCGCGTCGTTTCTGCGAATCAGCGTCGGCACCGACGACGAGATGCTCGCCGTCGAAGAAGCAATTCAAGCATGGCTGACCAACGCACCGTAACCGTTTCTCGTAAAACCGCCGAAACCGCGATCGATCTCACGCTCGCCGTCGATGGCTCCGGCGTGGCCGACATCGCCACCGGCGTGCCGTTTTTCGACCACATGCTGACGCTGTTCGCGAAGCACGGTCTGTTTGACCTGACGGTGAAATGTGACGGCGACATCGACGTTGATTACCACCACACGGTCGAGGATGTGGGCCTCGTGCTCGGCGACGCGCTCAAGCAGGCGCTCGGTGACAAGAAGGGTATCCGTCGCTACGGTTTTTTCCTCCTGCCCATGGATGAGTCGCTGGCCCGCGTGGTCGTGGATATCGGCGGGCGCCCGCATCTGGTTTATTCGGCCGATGCGCCGACGATGTTCGTGCGCGATTTTAACATCATTCTGGTGAAGGAATTTTGCCGCGCCTTTAGCAATGCGCTCGGGGCCAATCTGCACATCGAACTGATCTACGGCGAAGAACCGCATCACGTGGCGGAAGCCATTTTCAAAGGCATGGCCCGCGCGCTCGACATCGCGACGTCGATCGATCCGCGCGCCGCCGACAGTCTGCCCTCGACCAAAGGTCTGATCTAAATCGAAGCGCCTGCGAGCAGGCTGCCTACGTCTTTGGCAAGTGTAGGCCGCGAGCTTGCTCGCGCTCCTCAATCCGTTCTCCGTTTTTACCATGTCCGCTTCCCTCATCGCTGTTATCGATAATGGTATTTGCAACCTGCGCAGCGTCACCAAGGCGCTGGAGTCCGTGGGGGCGCAACCACACGTGGTGCAGACTCCGGCGGAGCTCGATGCGAGCGGAGCGCATGGATTGGTTCTGCCGGGAGTCGGCGCGCTCCGTGATTGTGTGGCCTCATTGCGGGCGACCGGTTTGGCCGATTCGGTCCGGGAGTGGATCCGTGCGGACCGTCCGTTTCTGGGGGTGTGTCTCGGCATGCAGGCTCTGTTCGAGCGATCCGAGGAAGGTGACGGGGCGGTGGAAGGACTCGGTATTTTTGGCGGCGAAGTGAAACGCTTCCGGTTGCCGCGTGAGTTCAAGGTGCCGCACATGGGCTGGAATACGGTTCGTTTCGTGCAGACGGATTCCCCCCTGCGCGCCGAATTGGCCGTTGCAGGGGAGTCGTTTTATTTTGTGCACAGCTTTCACTGCGTGCCGACCGATCGCGATATCGTCCTCGCTGCGTGCGACTACGGCGGTCCGTTTACCGCCGCGGTGGGGCGGGGGCGCTGCTTTGCCACTCAATTTCACCCCGAAAAAAGCCAAGCCAAGGGGCTGCAAATCTATCGCAATTTTGCGGCGGTGGCGGCGGCCTGAGGCTCGATCAGGCCGGGCCTTGATTCAGCGGGCTAACGTGAGGGAGTGATCGCTCTTATGTTACGCAATTGCTGCGCTTTGGACCGGTCTTTGCTTTGCAAGCTACCGTAATTTGCCTTTCTTTCCTCATCTTATGTCAAAGACAGCGACCCTCAAGATAGACGACCAAGATCTCGAACTCCCCATTATTGTCGGATCGGAGGGCGAAAAAGCGGTCGATGTCCGCAAGCTTCGCGCCACCACCGGTTACATCACTTACGACGAAGGTTTCGGCAACACGGGGTCATGCCAGAGCGAGATCACCTACATTGACGGCGAGGTCGGAATCCTGCGCTACCGCGGTTACCCGATCGAACAACTCGCGGCGAAGTCCAACTTCATCGATGTTTCCTATCTGGTCATTTACGGTGAGCTCCCGACCCCGACCCAGCGCAAAGAGTTTTCCCAACGCCTGACCAAGGAAGCGCCGATCCGCGAGGGGTTGGTGCGATTCATCCAGGGCTTCCCCCGCGACGCCCACCCCATGGCGGTGTTGTCATCCAGCTTGAATGCGATGGGTGCCTACTACCCGCATATCGCATCGAATAATCACAAACGTGACCTGGAGCATTTCGACGAAGCCGCCGCCATCGCGTTGTCCAAAGTCCGCACCATCGCGGCGCACAGTTATCGCGTGGCCCGGGGACTCCCGCTGAACTACCCGAAACCCACGTTGGGTTATTCGGAGAACTTCCTGCACCTCATGTTCTCGGAGCCCTACAACGAGTATGTGCCCACGCCGGAAGTCGCGGCGGCGATCAATCTCTTCCTCTTGCTGCACGCCGAGCACGAGCAGAACTGCTCCACCTCGACCGTGCGCATGGTCGCCTCGGCCGGAGCCAACCTTTTTGCTTCAGCTTCGGCCGGCGTCAGCGCGCTCTGGGGCCCCCTCCATGGCGGCGCCAATCAAGCCGTTCTGGAGATGCTCGCGGCGATTCACGCCGACGGTGATGACGGTTCCAAGTTCATCGAAAATGCCAAGAACGGCAAAGCCCGGCTCATGGGGTTTGGCCACCGCGTTTACAAGAACTACGATCCGCGCGCCAAGATCATCAAAGGCAGTTTCGACAAAGCCCTCGACAGCCTGGGTATCACGAACGATCCGTTCCTCGATATCGCGCGCAACCTCGAAGCCGCCGCGCTGAGCGATGATTACTTCATCTCGCGCAAACTTTACCCGAACGTCGATTTTTACTCCGGCCTCATCATGAATGCGCTGAAGATCCCGGTCGACATGTTCACCGTGATGTTCGCAATCGGCCGCATGCCGGGCTGGATCGCCCAGTGGCACGAGGTGGCGAAAAACCCGAAGTCCAAGATCAATCGTCCGCGCCAGATCTACGTGGGACCAACCCCGCGCGACGTGCCCGATGCCGTTTAAGCGGTGGAGGCGATCGGTGGTGGGATTGAACCTGCTGGTCGCCACCCTGCTGTCCGCCGCATGGCGCGAGACAGACACCTCCGTCGGTTGGGTTGAAGCCGACGGGCCGGTCTGGCTCTACCGTTTTGACCGGGCGACGAGCCATCCATCGTTGGAGCCCCTCCGGATCCCGGAGGGCGTGAACCTCACGGCC is from Synoicihabitans lomoniglobus and encodes:
- the hisC gene encoding histidinol-phosphate transaminase — its product is MSTPSDFARPHVPDLHAYTPGTQPTDGSWIKLNTNECPYPPSPHVAAAIAREVGAEGSSLRLYPSPTSAPLRTQIAKLHGLTPAQVIVGNGSDDILNLLVRVFGGPTAPAGFTLPSYSLYPVLVAIQDGATAVIEFDRSMRLPVDRIAASGAKAFFLTSPNAPTGVGFSNAEISRVLNAFDGILVVDEAYAPFAEEDAIPLLAAHRNLVIVRTLSKAHALAGMRVGYALADPETIGLLDRVRDSYNVNRLSQVAAAAALADTPYYDAIIGKIKRTRDNWATEWAERDWFVYRSSANFLFVEPRNAAGEAGADVAAALFAWFKSRKILVRAFPSHALTASFLRISVGTDDEMLAVEEAIQAWLTNAP
- a CDS encoding DNA-directed RNA polymerase subunit alpha; this translates as MPKRLGKFELPNKLTKVEEGSTDTYGKFIAEPFEAGYGHTIGNSLRRVLLSSIEGAAIASIKIDGVNHEFQSVDGIVEDVTDIVLNLKKVLIVSSANADEVVLSLNVDREGPVTAADIQADANITIVNPDQLICTLDKPQSFAAEVTIKTGRGYCPGEANKKEEQAIGVIPIDSLFSPVKLVKYSVEATRVGQITDYDKLILEIWTDGRINPDDALKQAGSILKHHLDVFDRVSEESFEFDNQQSEVSEEQNKLRKLLNMSVNEIELSVRAANCLNNANITTVGELAMKTEQEMLKYRNFGKKSLNEIKDKLEALGLSLGMKFDERLLDSKKEI
- the rpsK gene encoding 30S ribosomal protein S11, giving the protein MAEENSTPEKETPPVEGAAPEAAAPAEKPVEMVGGVPKQPTAEDLLKEELGAVKIRKAKGSKNVTSGIVSVLATFNNTIVSITDPKGNVISWSSAGKCNFRGSRKSTAYAAQIVSQDAARAAMAHGLKDVVIKVSGPGLGRDSAVRAIQAIGLEVTSIIDTTPVPHNGCRPPKRRRV
- the guaA gene encoding glutamine-hydrolyzing GMP synthase, which codes for MVQTIAVLDFGSQYTQVIARRIRECEVYSKIYHYTTTAEELKRDGVAGIILSGGPSSVFDKAAPIPDKALFDLGVPVLGICYGIQLMGKLLGGKVAKSKEREFGLGTLQIQKPGRLFYRLPKKLKVWNSHGDKITELPPGFDAIGTTDNSPYAVIEDRKRDFYGIQFHPEVFHTERGTDVIRNFLLRVCKVAQDWTTEDYIKQAVKKIRQTVGKSRVILGLSGGVDSSVAAALIHKAIKKQLTCVFVDNGLLRKGERESVEALYGKHFKIDLRVIDARQLFLRRLKGVEDPEKKRRIIGLTFIEVFEKSLKKIGHADFLAQGTLYPDVIESVAIGNNPASLIKSHHNVGGLPERMKLKLLEPLRELFKDEVRAVGAALGLPREVVWRQPFPGPGLGVRVLGDITKAKLDVLKEADAILMEEMKDSDWYWKVWQSFCVFLPVKSVGVIGDERNYAWVIAIRVVESIDAMTADWTKLPYDLLARISNRITNEVRDVSRVVLDISSKPPATIEWE
- a CDS encoding hydrogenase nickel incorporation protein HypA, which gives rise to MFDLTTASVAFCLVTAAFFLGLWIYYDRRDHARFEAERRKTIFHCIRCDHVYPGRGKLHESLCPECGQKNGRLRF
- the hisD gene encoding histidinol dehydrogenase — translated: MRLLNYSSPSSRRALSDFCQESAVPPEITQSVAAILADVRVRGDAAVVDYARKFDGVTIKPAGFRVRPASLAAAAKRLPAAEMKAMKAALANVKAFNRQGMPTNWTGTNAHGAEVGERHHPIRRVGLYVPGGEVPLVSTVLMTATLAKIAGCPEIAVFTPSDAKGKVADGLLAALHLIGITEVYRIGGVHAIGAMSYGTKTIPAVDKVFGPGNAYTCEAKRQVFGTVGVDSLPGPSEVMVIADDSARADFAAADLLAQAEHGSGREKIYLVGTSRAIIDAIQAEVARQLPTLGRNEKAARVLDVGFLGLQVASLDEAIEIANFVAPEHLELLVKPTAAKRLVRDITTAGAIMIGNLTPTALGDFTAGPSHVLPTGRAGRFFSGLRVADFLRRTSIIRYDQDSIQAGARVVAAFARMERLDAHGRSATIRVED
- a CDS encoding citrate synthase, whose product is MSKTATLKIDDQDLELPIIVGSEGEKAVDVRKLRATTGYITYDEGFGNTGSCQSEITYIDGEVGILRYRGYPIEQLAAKSNFIDVSYLVIYGELPTPTQRKEFSQRLTKEAPIREGLVRFIQGFPRDAHPMAVLSSSLNAMGAYYPHIASNNHKRDLEHFDEAAAIALSKVRTIAAHSYRVARGLPLNYPKPTLGYSENFLHLMFSEPYNEYVPTPEVAAAINLFLLLHAEHEQNCSTSTVRMVASAGANLFASASAGVSALWGPLHGGANQAVLEMLAAIHADGDDGSKFIENAKNGKARLMGFGHRVYKNYDPRAKIIKGSFDKALDSLGITNDPFLDIARNLEAAALSDDYFISRKLYPNVDFYSGLIMNALKIPVDMFTVMFAIGRMPGWIAQWHEVAKNPKSKINRPRQIYVGPTPRDVPDAV
- the hisH gene encoding imidazole glycerol phosphate synthase subunit HisH, translating into MSASLIAVIDNGICNLRSVTKALESVGAQPHVVQTPAELDASGAHGLVLPGVGALRDCVASLRATGLADSVREWIRADRPFLGVCLGMQALFERSEEGDGAVEGLGIFGGEVKRFRLPREFKVPHMGWNTVRFVQTDSPLRAELAVAGESFYFVHSFHCVPTDRDIVLAACDYGGPFTAAVGRGRCFATQFHPEKSQAKGLQIYRNFAAVAAA
- the hisB gene encoding imidazoleglycerol-phosphate dehydratase HisB, with the translated sequence MADQRTVTVSRKTAETAIDLTLAVDGSGVADIATGVPFFDHMLTLFAKHGLFDLTVKCDGDIDVDYHHTVEDVGLVLGDALKQALGDKKGIRRYGFFLLPMDESLARVVVDIGGRPHLVYSADAPTMFVRDFNIILVKEFCRAFSNALGANLHIELIYGEEPHHVAEAIFKGMARALDIATSIDPRAADSLPSTKGLI
- the rplQ gene encoding 50S ribosomal protein L17, whose product is MSVSLITHGRIKTTITKAKALRPFIEKIVTKAKRAHAKTEPKDKLHLRRLAMADVRDIAAIDLLFDEKVTEFLNRPGGYTRIYKLGPRIGDAAEMALIEFVKADDPGYKKPKKKGAAKAKKAAAPAPVEATPVEAEAPAEAPAAEVEAPAPAEKKD
- the rpsD gene encoding 30S ribosomal protein S4; translated protein: MARYIGPTTRLSRRFGQPLFGATKAYEKRPFPPGQHGPRLRRKKSEYAIGLDEKQKLRYVYGLLERQFRRTFEKAKREKGVTGERFMQLLETRLDSTVYSLGFAKTRAAARQLVNHGHVRVNGGKVDISSYTVVPGDEIMIKDSPTSRQIATRNLEETRGRNVPGWLTLNGETYTGVVNRMPTREEMTQDINEQLIVEFYSRF